The Primulina eburnea isolate SZY01 chromosome 8, ASM2296580v1, whole genome shotgun sequence genome contains a region encoding:
- the LOC140838348 gene encoding uncharacterized protein: MDKNEKGTFCKVLKKVKVPDGYASNISRCVQMKPAKLIGLKSHDNHILMQQLLPVALRRTLSKSVRTPLIRLSRYFRELCCKVISPTDVVRLRKDIAVILCQLEKIFPPSFFDIMIHLTVHLATEVLLAGPVYYRWMYPIERYLGTLKSYVRNRSRPEGSIAEGYLAEECLTFCSFYLADYVETKFNQSTRNDETAIGSTFALDVFTASGYALGKPIATKFDDETLKKAHQYVLFNCHHVQSYIDKHRQILNLTHSGLPPHQIERMHSESFASWFAKHIENTNPSQDDPVSNDLKSLARGPNFIGIRYEKFISNGFRFHTKEVERKRKTQNCGVIVRATTSSYSSIRDQNPVSSELDYYGILQNVIELDYEGGRRVVLFECDWVSKGKRLKLDEDGFMLANFTNVKRHNEPYILASQAMQVFYVEDPVDCNWHVIITTDARAKYKMQPMADVDTYLQSCICNPEDENEHEEVVWVRDDIAGVEIDVDA, encoded by the exons ATGGACAAAAATGAGAAGGGCACATTTTGCAAGGTTTTGAAAAAAGTTAAAGTTCCAGATGGTTATGCTTCTAACATTTCACGATGTGTTCAAATGAAACCGGCAAAATTAATTGGTTTAAAAAGCCATGACAACCATATTTTGATGCAGCAGTTGTTGCCGGTGGCACTACGTAGAACTTTGTCTAAATCAGTTCGGACTCCTTTGATTAGATTGAGTAGGTATTTCAGAGAGCTATGTTGTAAAGTAATATCTCCTACTGATGTGGTTCGTCTAAGGAAAGATATTGCGGTGATCCTCTGTCAATTGGAGAAGATTTTTCCTCCCTCATTTTTTGACATAATGATTCATTTGACTGTACATTTGGCTACTGAAGTACTACTTGCTGGACCAGTTTACTATCGTTGGATGTATCCAATTGAAAG GTACTTGGGGACATTGAAGTCATATGTTCGAAATAGAAGTAGGCCAGAAGGATCCATTGCTGAGGGGTATTTGGCTGAGGAATGTTTGACATTCTGTTCTTTTTATTTAGCTGACTATGTAGAGACAAAATTCAATCAATCAACAAGAAATGATGAGACAGCTATCGGCTCAACATTCGCATTGGACGTGTTTACGGCCTCTGGTTATGCACTTGGAAAGCCCATTGCAACTAAGTTTGATGATGAGACATTAAAGAAGGCACATCAATATGTGTTATTCAACTGTCATCACGTACAATCTTATATAGA TAAAcaccgtcagattttgaatcttaCTCATTCCGGTCTTCCACCACACCAAATTGAACGTATGCATAGTGAGTCTTTTGCCTCTTGGTTTGCCAAACAT ATTGAAAATACAAATCCTTCACAAGATGATCCAGtatcaaatgatttgaaatcaCTTGCCAGAGGCCCAAATTTCATAGGGATACGATATGAAAAATTCATTTCCAATGGATTTAGGTTTCATACAAAAGAAGTGGAACGCAAGAGAAAAACTCAGAATTGTGGTGTGATTGTTCGGGCTACCACTTCAAGTTATTCGAGTATAAGAGATCAGAATCCAGTATCAAGTGAACTTGATTATTATGGGATTTTGCAAAATGTgattgagttagattatgaGGGAGGTCGAAGAGTTGTTTTATTTGAATGTGATTGGGTCTCCAAAGGCAAACGACTAAAACTGGATGAAGATGGTTTTATGTTGGCCAATTTTACAAATGTGAAGCGTCACAACGAGCCTTATATATTAGCATCCCAAGCCATGCAAGTTTTTTATGTGGAAGATCCAGTTGATTGTAATTGGCATGTAATTATCACCACCGATGCACGAGCAAAGTATAAAATGCAACCTATGGCAGATGTTGATACGTATCTTCAAAGTTGTATTTGTAATCCTGAAGACGAGAATGAACATGAAGAAGTCGTTTGGGTTCGGGATGATATTGCAGGAGTtgaaattgatgttgatgcatGA